One window from the genome of Deinococcus sp. NW-56 encodes:
- a CDS encoding SDR family NAD(P)-dependent oxidoreductase, with the protein MLDLTGKVVLVTGGSRGIGAATVRTLAAAGADVIVHYGRGEAEARSLVAEAGEGRAIALGADLAQPGAGTALFREALAWRGRVDVLVNNAGIAPTVTVDDPEDAWAGTWAQTLQVNLVAVADLCREAVLHFRTRGGGTIINVASRAAFRGDNPDAMHYAASKGGVIALTRSIARGYAREGILAYAVAPGWVRTDMAEEYLREHAADLARDIPMGDVVPPEEVAHTVAFLASGLARHMTGATLDLNGASYVR; encoded by the coding sequence ATGCTCGACCTGACAGGCAAGGTGGTGCTGGTGACCGGCGGCTCGCGCGGCATCGGCGCGGCGACGGTGCGGACGCTGGCGGCGGCGGGCGCCGACGTGATCGTGCATTACGGGCGCGGGGAGGCCGAGGCCCGCTCGCTGGTGGCCGAGGCGGGGGAGGGCCGGGCTATTGCACTGGGCGCCGACCTTGCCCAGCCGGGGGCCGGGACCGCCCTCTTCCGCGAGGCGCTCGCGTGGCGCGGACGGGTGGACGTGCTCGTGAACAATGCGGGCATCGCTCCTACCGTCACCGTGGATGACCCGGAGGATGCCTGGGCGGGGACGTGGGCGCAGACCCTTCAGGTCAACCTCGTGGCGGTGGCCGACCTGTGCCGGGAGGCCGTCCTGCACTTCCGCACGCGGGGCGGCGGGACCATCATCAACGTGGCGAGCCGCGCGGCCTTCCGGGGCGACAACCCGGACGCGATGCACTACGCGGCGTCCAAGGGTGGCGTGATCGCCCTGACCCGCTCCATCGCGCGGGGGTACGCCCGCGAGGGCATCCTGGCCTACGCGGTCGCGCCGGGCTGGGTCCGCACCGACATGGCGGAAGAGTACCTGCGCGAGCACGCCGCCGACCTCGCCCGCGACATTCCGATGGGCGACGTGGTCCCGCCCGAGGAGGTCGCGCACACGGTCGCCTTTCTCGCCTCCGGGCTGGCCCGCCACATGACGGGGGCGACGCTGGACCTCAACGGGGCCTCCTACGTGCGGTGA
- a CDS encoding sulfite exporter TauE/SafE family protein, giving the protein MTLAVIAVGLLAGVLGAILGLGGGVVVVPALEFVLPLFGRDITIAQAVAVSQIGVLAVGLSGAASYLQQGLVRARTGYLLSPFTILGGAVGSFLGLVLPARAVATVFALLLLYSAYNLLRGLKRVEVERPPSRLVPPAMTFAGVMSGLLGIGGGTVQVPVLNLLAGVPIRQAIATSTFIMGLTAVGNALVYHAGGLLDLRLAAGVALGVLIGARAGAGLQSRIPAAQLKLFFSVLLIFTAGQLLWKYWG; this is encoded by the coding sequence ATGACCCTCGCCGTGATCGCCGTCGGCCTGCTCGCCGGGGTGCTGGGCGCGATCCTGGGCCTGGGCGGCGGCGTGGTCGTCGTGCCCGCGCTGGAATTCGTGCTGCCCCTCTTCGGGCGCGACATCACCATCGCGCAGGCGGTGGCCGTATCACAGATCGGGGTGCTGGCGGTGGGCCTCAGCGGGGCGGCGAGCTACCTCCAGCAGGGGCTGGTGCGGGCGCGGACGGGGTACCTGCTCTCGCCCTTTACCATCCTGGGCGGGGCGGTCGGTTCCTTCCTGGGGCTGGTGCTGCCCGCCCGCGCGGTGGCGACGGTGTTCGCCCTCCTCCTGCTGTACTCGGCCTACAACCTGTTGCGGGGCCTGAAGCGGGTGGAGGTCGAGCGGCCCCCCAGCCGCCTCGTGCCCCCCGCGATGACCTTTGCGGGCGTGATGAGCGGGCTGCTGGGCATCGGCGGCGGCACGGTGCAGGTGCCGGTGCTGAACCTGCTCGCGGGAGTGCCCATCCGGCAGGCGATCGCCACCTCCACCTTCATCATGGGCCTGACCGCCGTGGGGAACGCGCTGGTGTACCACGCGGGGGGGCTGCTGGACCTGCGGCTGGCCGCCGGGGTCGCCCTGGGCGTCTTGATCGGGGCGCGGGCGGGGGCGGGGCTGCAAAGCCGGATTCCGGCGGCGCAACTCAAGCTGTTTTTCAGCGTGCTCTTGATCTTCACGGCGGGGCAACTGCTGTGGAAGTACTGGGGCTAG
- a CDS encoding 3-hydroxyacyl-CoA dehydrogenase/enoyl-CoA hydratase family protein, which yields MKTQPYRIQKAAVIGAGVMGAAIAAQLANAGIPVTLLDIVLPDNPDRNFLAKQGIQRALKARPAAFMDPDRAALITPGNLEDDLKKLKDADWILEAIIEKLDAKRDLWARVEGVAKKTAIISSNSSGIPMHLQIEGRSEDFQRRFVGAHFFNPPRYLHLLEIIPTPKTDPAVLEAFSEFGEGVLGKGIVVANDVPGFVANRIGVYGIVRAMQHMERTGLTPDEVDQLTGPALGRAKSATFRTADLSGLDIIYHVANDLGKATPADEDFTLTDTFRKLVEEKKFLGDKTGSGFYKKTKDEKGKTKILSLNLDSLEYEDRGKVKVPAVEAVKSQPLAARVKALYGAEGKEGDFLRGVMNDGFWYAAKMAGNVSNRLQDIDNALKWGFGWEEGPFETMDTIGVQTVIQNLEAEGRTLPPLLQEMKDSGRERFYEGDTTVTPTGEATPYQAPYFILTDLKKDATKVVKKRPGASIVDLGDGVLLVEWHAKMNALGEDQLRAVQDAHKLVGELGYAGLVVGNQGENFSAGANLPLILSQAQAEEWDELDDAIKQFQQVTTSMRFSPHPTVAAPFGLALGGGCEFSIHADHIVASAETYMGLVEVGVGLIPGGGGTKEMLLRFTDQLQPNQPLLPAVQRAFELIGTAKVSTSALEARKLGFLRDHDTVVMNKNHVIEEAKRMVLSLAPGYVQPTPRQDIPVMGDAAIAAVKLALYGMTEGGYATPYDAEVGTQLARVLSGGTGNNRNAKVSEQHLLDLEREAFLTLLGKKGTQQRIEHMLKTGKPLRN from the coding sequence ATGAAGACACAGCCTTACCGCATCCAGAAGGCCGCCGTGATCGGCGCGGGCGTGATGGGCGCCGCCATCGCCGCGCAGCTCGCCAACGCGGGGATTCCCGTCACGCTGCTCGACATCGTGCTGCCCGACAACCCCGACCGCAACTTCCTCGCCAAGCAGGGCATTCAGCGTGCCCTGAAAGCCCGCCCCGCCGCCTTCATGGACCCGGACCGCGCCGCGCTGATCACGCCGGGGAATCTCGAAGACGACCTGAAAAAGCTTAAGGACGCCGACTGGATTCTCGAAGCGATCATCGAGAAGCTCGACGCCAAGCGCGACCTGTGGGCACGGGTGGAGGGCGTTGCCAAGAAGACGGCGATCATCTCCAGCAACTCTTCCGGCATCCCCATGCACCTCCAGATCGAGGGCCGCTCGGAGGACTTCCAGCGCCGCTTTGTGGGGGCGCACTTCTTCAACCCGCCGCGCTACCTGCACCTGCTCGAAATCATTCCCACGCCCAAGACCGATCCGGCCGTGCTGGAGGCCTTCAGCGAGTTCGGGGAAGGGGTGCTGGGCAAGGGCATTGTCGTTGCCAACGACGTGCCGGGCTTTGTCGCCAACCGCATCGGCGTGTACGGCATCGTCCGCGCGATGCAGCATATGGAGCGCACTGGCCTGACCCCCGACGAGGTGGACCAGCTCACCGGCCCCGCGCTGGGCCGCGCCAAGAGTGCGACCTTCCGCACCGCCGACCTCTCGGGCCTGGACATCATCTACCACGTCGCGAACGACCTCGGGAAAGCCACGCCCGCCGACGAGGACTTCACCCTCACCGACACCTTCCGCAAGCTCGTCGAGGAGAAGAAGTTCCTGGGCGACAAGACCGGCAGCGGCTTCTACAAGAAGACCAAGGACGAGAAGGGCAAGACCAAGATTCTCTCGCTGAACCTCGACTCGCTGGAGTACGAGGACCGGGGCAAGGTCAAGGTGCCCGCCGTCGAGGCGGTCAAGAGCCAGCCCCTCGCCGCCCGCGTGAAGGCGCTGTACGGCGCCGAAGGCAAGGAAGGCGACTTCCTGCGCGGGGTGATGAACGACGGCTTCTGGTACGCGGCGAAGATGGCCGGGAATGTGTCCAACCGCCTTCAGGACATCGACAACGCGCTGAAGTGGGGCTTCGGCTGGGAGGAAGGCCCCTTCGAGACGATGGACACCATTGGGGTGCAGACGGTGATTCAGAACCTGGAAGCCGAGGGCCGCACGCTGCCGCCTCTCCTCCAGGAGATGAAGGACTCCGGCCGCGAGCGCTTCTATGAGGGCGACACGACCGTCACGCCGACGGGCGAGGCGACGCCGTACCAGGCCCCCTACTTCATCCTGACCGACCTGAAAAAGGACGCCACCAAGGTCGTCAAGAAGCGCCCCGGCGCGAGCATCGTGGACCTGGGCGACGGCGTGCTGCTGGTCGAGTGGCACGCCAAGATGAACGCGCTGGGCGAGGACCAGCTCCGCGCCGTGCAGGACGCGCACAAGCTGGTGGGGGAGCTGGGCTACGCGGGATTGGTGGTGGGCAACCAGGGCGAGAACTTCTCCGCCGGGGCGAACCTGCCGCTGATCCTCTCGCAGGCGCAGGCCGAGGAGTGGGACGAGCTGGACGACGCGATCAAGCAGTTCCAGCAGGTGACGACCTCCATGCGCTTCAGCCCGCACCCCACCGTCGCGGCCCCCTTCGGGCTGGCGCTGGGCGGCGGCTGCGAGTTCTCCATCCACGCCGACCACATCGTCGCGAGTGCCGAGACGTACATGGGGCTGGTGGAGGTGGGCGTGGGCCTGATCCCCGGCGGCGGCGGCACCAAGGAAATGCTGCTGCGCTTCACCGACCAGCTTCAGCCGAACCAGCCGCTGCTGCCCGCCGTGCAGCGGGCCTTTGAACTCATCGGCACGGCCAAGGTCAGCACCTCGGCCCTGGAGGCCCGCAAGCTCGGCTTCCTGCGCGACCACGACACCGTGGTGATGAACAAGAACCACGTCATCGAGGAAGCCAAGCGGATGGTGCTGTCCCTGGCCCCCGGCTACGTGCAGCCTACGCCCCGGCAGGACATCCCGGTGATGGGCGACGCCGCGATCGCCGCTGTCAAGCTGGCCCTCTACGGCATGACCGAAGGTGGGTACGCCACCCCCTACGACGCCGAAGTGGGCACCCAGCTTGCCCGCGTCCTTTCCGGCGGCACCGGCAACAACCGCAATGCGAAGGTGTCCGAACAGCACCTCCTCGACCTCGAGCGCGAAGCGTTCTTGACCCTGCTGGGCAAGAAGGGCACCCAGCAGCGCATCGAGCACATGCTCAAGACCGGCAAGCCGCTGAGGAACTGA
- a CDS encoding S9 family peptidase, translated as MTPRPLTRLRAVPPQRLLGWAALAYAGLLAAGAVVGSEVALRSKTRRVKGAFVPVRRQGDALWLPALPETLARGVVGVVPLRPGGGHALLGPGRVMGTLVRREIRGERGLRPQGALAWVSSFVYNGTPAQLGVAYEDTAVPTPVGDMPAWHIPPTGGERDGIVIVIHGHGGQRSQALRMLPALRRTGTGALFVTFRNAFGAPRVGRGYHTLGDEEAEDVLAALAWAREAGYRRAVLYGFSMGGNIALSVLRPRHEPFPLPVTGVMLDCPALEWRGVLRAQAGRAGLPPFLARQVARGVERLLAWRSGQNLDTVDQLAAAGRFNVPILLWHGTGDRTIPVEQADALAAARPDLVEYHRVAGARHIRVWNLDPEGYDHALEQFIHRVLPGSPSSQLSQGDFHA; from the coding sequence GTGACCCCGCGCCCCCTGACCCGCCTGAGGGCCGTGCCTCCCCAGCGTCTGCTGGGCTGGGCCGCCCTGGCCTATGCCGGACTGCTGGCGGCGGGTGCGGTCGTGGGGTCCGAGGTCGCGCTGCGGTCCAAGACCCGGCGGGTCAAGGGCGCCTTTGTGCCCGTGCGGCGGCAGGGCGACGCCCTGTGGCTGCCCGCGCTGCCCGAGACGCTGGCCCGTGGGGTGGTCGGGGTGGTCCCGCTGCGGCCCGGTGGGGGCCACGCCCTGCTGGGGCCGGGCCGGGTGATGGGCACCCTGGTGCGGCGCGAGATTCGTGGGGAGCGCGGCTTGCGTCCCCAGGGCGCCCTCGCCTGGGTGTCCTCCTTCGTGTACAACGGCACGCCCGCTCAACTCGGCGTGGCCTACGAGGACACGGCCGTTCCCACCCCGGTGGGCGACATGCCCGCGTGGCACATCCCCCCCACCGGGGGCGAGCGCGACGGGATCGTCATCGTGATTCACGGGCACGGCGGCCAGCGCTCGCAAGCCCTGCGGATGCTCCCCGCACTGCGGCGCACCGGGACGGGTGCCCTCTTCGTCACCTTCCGCAACGCTTTCGGCGCCCCCCGCGTGGGCCGGGGCTACCACACCCTGGGCGACGAGGAGGCCGAGGACGTGCTCGCCGCGCTGGCGTGGGCGCGGGAGGCCGGGTACCGCCGGGCCGTCCTGTACGGCTTCTCGATGGGCGGCAACATCGCCCTGAGCGTGCTGCGGCCCCGGCACGAGCCGTTCCCGCTGCCCGTGACCGGGGTGATGCTCGACTGCCCCGCGCTGGAGTGGCGCGGCGTGCTGCGGGCGCAGGCCGGTCGGGCGGGCCTGCCTCCCTTTCTGGCCCGGCAGGTCGCGCGGGGGGTCGAGCGCCTGCTCGCGTGGCGCAGCGGCCAGAACCTCGACACCGTCGACCAGCTCGCTGCCGCCGGGCGCTTCAACGTGCCCATCCTCCTGTGGCACGGCACGGGCGACCGTACCATTCCGGTGGAGCAGGCCGACGCCCTCGCGGCCGCTCGCCCCGATCTCGTGGAGTACCACCGGGTGGCCGGAGCGCGGCATATCCGGGTCTGGAACCTCGATCCGGAGGGCTACGACCACGCCCTAGAACAGTTCATTCACCGGGTGCTGCCCGGTTCCCCTTCCTCCCAGCTTTCCCAAGGAGACTTCCATGCGTGA
- a CDS encoding thiolase family protein, whose protein sequence is MRDAVIVSAVRTPVGRGVKGTLANTRPDDLAALVLNEAVKRAGVDASVVEDVYLGCAIPEAEQGLNVARMAALRAGMPDTVGGVTINRFCSSGLQTIAMAAAAIQTGQADVMLAGGVESMSMVPMTGHNPSPNPDLVDERPGAYIGMGLTAENVAAKYGVSREDQDQFALASHQKAAAAQDSGKFDEEIVPVPVRVDKVKGTKVKSETILFDKDELIRRDANLADMAKVRPAFKATGSVSAANSSPFSDGAAAVLVMSGEKAQELGVKPLAKFLGFAVAGVEPELMGIGPVKAIPKVLAQTGLTLDDIDLIELNEAFAAQSLAVARELGLPQDKMNVNGGAIALGHPLGCSGAKLTTTAIYELRRRGGGKALITMCIGGGMGAASVIEVFPAEAEGEQAAD, encoded by the coding sequence ATGCGTGACGCTGTCATCGTTTCCGCCGTCCGGACCCCCGTGGGCCGCGGCGTCAAAGGCACCCTCGCCAACACCCGCCCCGACGACCTCGCCGCCCTCGTGCTCAACGAAGCCGTCAAGCGGGCGGGCGTGGACGCCTCGGTCGTGGAGGACGTGTATCTCGGCTGCGCGATTCCCGAAGCCGAACAGGGCCTCAATGTGGCCCGCATGGCTGCCCTGCGGGCCGGAATGCCCGACACGGTCGGCGGGGTGACCATCAACCGCTTCTGCTCCAGCGGCCTCCAGACCATCGCGATGGCCGCCGCCGCCATCCAGACCGGGCAGGCGGACGTGATGCTCGCCGGGGGCGTGGAGAGCATGAGCATGGTGCCCATGACCGGGCACAATCCCAGCCCCAACCCCGACCTCGTGGACGAGCGCCCCGGCGCCTACATCGGCATGGGCCTGACCGCCGAGAACGTGGCCGCCAAGTACGGCGTGAGCCGCGAGGATCAGGACCAGTTCGCCCTGGCGAGCCACCAGAAGGCCGCCGCCGCGCAGGACTCCGGCAAGTTTGACGAGGAGATCGTGCCCGTGCCCGTCCGCGTGGACAAGGTCAAGGGCACGAAGGTCAAGTCCGAGACCATCCTCTTCGACAAAGACGAGCTGATTCGCCGCGACGCCAACCTCGCGGACATGGCGAAGGTGCGCCCCGCGTTCAAGGCGACCGGCTCGGTGAGCGCCGCCAACTCCAGCCCCTTCTCGGACGGCGCCGCCGCCGTGCTCGTCATGAGCGGCGAGAAGGCGCAGGAACTCGGCGTGAAGCCCCTGGCGAAGTTCCTCGGCTTCGCGGTGGCGGGCGTCGAACCCGAGCTGATGGGCATCGGCCCCGTCAAGGCCATTCCCAAGGTGCTCGCGCAGACCGGCCTGACCCTGGACGACATCGACCTGATCGAGCTCAACGAGGCCTTCGCCGCCCAGAGCCTCGCGGTCGCCCGTGAGCTAGGGCTGCCCCAGGACAAGATGAACGTCAACGGTGGCGCGATTGCGCTGGGGCACCCGCTGGGCTGCTCGGGCGCCAAGCTTACCACGACCGCCATCTACGAGCTGCGGCGGCGTGGCGGCGGCAAGGCGCTGATCACCATGTGCATCGGCGGCGGCATGGGCGCGGCGAGCGTGATCGAGGTGTTCCCGGCCGAAGCGGAAGGCGAGCAGGCCGCCGACTGA
- a CDS encoding Ig-like domain-containing protein, translated as MKTKFCLPLLGSALLLASCGGGTPQPAVDRTAPTVSLSGAQSGTTVNLTASASDNVGVTRVEFYRGETLIATDTTLPYTASFAVTSSDNGQLNVSARAYDAAGNQGQAGAQVTVNVARTPTLYQGVWGWAAADLSTGQIIQQGAMVLFNEAQNEGRKVAAGAYTNQAQTQMGLSLLGPITAVGELETFFSYDLTENVRPYLAASDDDGRLEDYEGDPAFFGTGALFDRATQQPNRAVYVALLQVTSEVPEDLTAQAAAKADARALAAQAVQRQFRSGASLQAQAAKVSGIRQEALNLLERR; from the coding sequence GTGAAGACCAAATTCTGCCTGCCTCTCCTCGGTTCTGCCCTGCTGCTCGCCTCCTGCGGCGGGGGAACTCCGCAGCCCGCCGTGGACCGCACGGCACCCACCGTCAGCCTCAGTGGTGCCCAGAGCGGCACGACCGTCAACCTCACGGCCAGCGCCAGCGACAACGTGGGCGTCACGCGGGTGGAGTTCTACCGGGGCGAGACCCTGATCGCCACCGACACCACCCTGCCGTACACCGCCAGCTTCGCCGTCACGAGCAGTGACAACGGCCAGCTCAATGTGAGTGCGCGGGCCTACGACGCGGCGGGCAACCAGGGCCAGGCCGGAGCCCAGGTCACTGTGAACGTCGCCCGTACGCCCACCCTGTACCAGGGCGTCTGGGGCTGGGCTGCGGCGGACCTCAGCACCGGGCAGATCATCCAGCAGGGGGCCATGGTTCTGTTCAACGAGGCCCAGAACGAGGGCCGCAAGGTGGCGGCTGGAGCCTATACCAACCAGGCTCAGACCCAGATGGGCCTCAGCCTGCTCGGACCCATCACCGCAGTGGGCGAACTGGAAACCTTCTTTTCCTACGACCTGACAGAAAATGTTCGCCCTTACCTCGCGGCGAGTGACGACGATGGGCGCCTGGAGGACTACGAGGGCGATCCCGCCTTCTTCGGCACGGGTGCCCTCTTCGACCGGGCGACCCAGCAGCCCAACCGGGCGGTCTATGTCGCCCTGCTGCAAGTCACCAGCGAAGTCCCCGAGGACCTGACAGCGCAGGCGGCCGCCAAGGCTGATGCCCGCGCCCTGGCCGCTCAGGCGGTTCAGCGCCAGTTCCGCAGCGGGGCGAGCCTCCAGGCTCAGGCCGCGAAGGTGTCGGGCATCCGGCAGGAAGCCCTGAACCTCCTCGAACGCCGCTAA
- a CDS encoding 23S rRNA (cytosine(2499)-C(5))-methyltransferase: MSQPPVPPRSRLRLRVSAPVEAHLRAGHPWLYEGSVREQNREGEAGELAVIYDRRDRFLAIGLYDPHSPLRLRVLHTGLPVTVDEAWWAARLDAALHRRAALFGPDTDGYRVVNGESDGFPGAVIDRYADTLVLKLYTAAWFPHLPLLLGLLEDRFPGFRVVLRLSRNIEALAEGVGLGDGLTVVGTAPDGPVVFRETGLKFEADVVKGQKTGFFLDQRENRRRVEALSRGRRVLNAFSFSGGFSLYAARGGASEVVSLDLSAHALASAGRNFALNPGLGAAHEMVQADVFEWLSQTRREFDLTILDPPSLARREAERAGAIRAYGKLAADGLRRLAPGGVLVSASCSAHVSAEEFWEAVRGAARRSGRRWRELRTSRHAPDHHASFPEAEYLKAIYLQLEP, encoded by the coding sequence ATGTCGCAGCCCCCAGTCCCCCCGCGCTCCCGCCTCCGCCTGCGTGTCTCGGCTCCCGTCGAAGCGCACCTGCGTGCCGGGCACCCCTGGCTCTACGAGGGCAGCGTGCGCGAGCAAAATCGCGAGGGCGAAGCCGGGGAACTCGCGGTGATTTATGACCGCCGCGACCGCTTTCTCGCCATCGGTCTGTACGATCCGCACTCGCCCCTGCGCCTGCGGGTGCTGCACACGGGGCTGCCCGTCACCGTGGACGAGGCGTGGTGGGCTGCCCGGCTCGACGCCGCCCTGCACCGCCGCGCGGCCCTCTTCGGCCCCGACACCGACGGCTACCGGGTGGTGAACGGCGAGTCGGACGGCTTTCCCGGTGCGGTGATCGACCGCTACGCGGACACGCTGGTGCTCAAGCTGTACACGGCAGCCTGGTTCCCCCACCTGCCGTTGCTGCTGGGCCTGCTGGAAGACCGCTTCCCCGGCTTCCGGGTGGTGCTGCGCCTCAGCCGCAACATTGAGGCGCTGGCGGAGGGGGTCGGCCTGGGAGACGGCCTGACCGTCGTGGGCACGGCCCCGGACGGCCCGGTGGTCTTCCGCGAGACGGGCCTGAAGTTCGAGGCCGATGTGGTCAAGGGCCAGAAGACCGGATTTTTCCTCGACCAGCGCGAAAACCGCCGCCGGGTGGAGGCGCTGAGCCGGGGGCGGCGGGTGCTCAACGCCTTCTCGTTCTCCGGGGGCTTCTCGCTGTACGCGGCCAGGGGCGGCGCGAGCGAGGTCGTCAGCCTTGACCTCAGCGCCCACGCGCTGGCGAGTGCGGGGCGGAACTTCGCCCTCAATCCCGGTCTGGGCGCGGCGCACGAGATGGTGCAGGCCGACGTGTTCGAGTGGCTCTCGCAGACCCGGCGCGAGTTCGACCTGACTATCCTCGACCCGCCCTCGCTGGCACGGCGGGAGGCCGAGCGGGCGGGGGCGATTCGGGCTTACGGCAAACTCGCCGCCGATGGCCTGCGCCGCCTCGCACCGGGCGGGGTGCTGGTCAGCGCGTCGTGCTCCGCGCACGTCAGCGCCGAGGAGTTCTGGGAGGCGGTGCGGGGCGCGGCCCGGCGCAGTGGCCGCCGCTGGCGCGAGCTGCGGACCAGCCGTCACGCGCCCGACCACCACGCCTCCTTCCCGGAGGCCGAGTACCTCAAGGCGATCTACCTGCAACTCGAACCCTGA
- the dinB gene encoding DNA polymerase IV, which translates to MGEPPRKIIHVDMDAFYASVEQRDDPRLRGQPVAVAWGSKRSVVLTASYEARPFGVRSAMPLYRALERCPGLVVVEPRFEAYREVSAQVREVFRGYTPLVEPLSLDEAYLDVTAPLRGGPSATRIAQGIRAEIRAATGLTATAGVSVNKFLAKLASGMNKPDGLTVLLPAQANALLASLPTAAFHGIGPATAAKLAAHGIHTGADLRRTPPAHLAAWFGRVGEHFARIARGEDDRPVEPGRAPVSVGTEETYADDLRGVEAVRAALPPLARAVEERLTRAGLAGRVVVLKLKLDDRSVVTRRVTLPHPVRDEATLTRTAARLVTAELMGEKGVRLVGITASGLGPPSEPPPTLFGEPG; encoded by the coding sequence GTGGGAGAGCCGCCGCGCAAGATCATCCACGTGGACATGGACGCCTTCTACGCGTCCGTGGAGCAGCGCGACGATCCCCGGCTGCGCGGCCAGCCTGTCGCGGTGGCCTGGGGCAGCAAACGCAGCGTGGTCCTGACGGCGAGCTACGAGGCGCGGCCCTTCGGCGTCCGCAGCGCCATGCCGCTGTACCGGGCGCTGGAGCGCTGTCCAGGGCTGGTCGTCGTGGAGCCGAGGTTCGAGGCCTACCGCGAGGTGAGCGCCCAGGTCCGCGAGGTGTTCCGGGGCTACACCCCCCTCGTCGAGCCGCTCTCGCTGGACGAGGCCTACCTCGACGTGACCGCGCCGCTGCGGGGTGGGCCGAGTGCCACCCGCATCGCGCAGGGCATCCGCGCGGAGATTCGCGCAGCGACCGGCCTGACCGCCACGGCGGGCGTCAGCGTGAACAAGTTCCTCGCCAAGCTCGCGAGCGGGATGAACAAGCCCGACGGCCTGACCGTGCTGCTGCCCGCGCAGGCGAACGCGCTGCTGGCCTCGCTGCCCACCGCCGCCTTTCACGGGATCGGCCCGGCGACCGCCGCCAAACTCGCCGCGCACGGCATCCACACCGGTGCCGACCTGCGGCGCACGCCGCCCGCCCACCTTGCCGCGTGGTTTGGTCGGGTGGGGGAACACTTCGCCCGCATCGCGCGGGGCGAGGACGACCGCCCGGTCGAGCCAGGCCGCGCCCCGGTGTCGGTCGGCACCGAGGAAACCTACGCGGACGACCTGCGCGGGGTAGAGGCGGTCCGCGCCGCCCTGCCGCCCCTCGCGCGAGCGGTCGAGGAACGGCTGACGCGGGCGGGCCTCGCCGGGCGGGTCGTGGTGCTGAAGCTCAAGCTCGACGACCGATCGGTGGTGACCCGCCGGGTGACGCTGCCCCATCCGGTGCGCGACGAGGCGACCCTCACGCGCACCGCCGCCCGCCTCGTGACCGCCGAGCTGATGGGCGAGAAGGGCGTGCGGCTCGTCGGCATCACCGCCTCCGGGCTGGGGCCACCCTCCGAGCCGCCACCGACGCTGTTCGGGGAGCCTGGATAG